The genomic window ATCCGTCATGGCACCAACGCCCATGAAGATCACCAGAGGCGCCACGCCGCTGCCGATCGCCACGCTGTAAAAACTGTAGAGCATGCCGTCGCTGAGCCCCGCGTCCCGTGCCAACTGCATGGCCTGCAGTTGCAGGGCCTGGGGAGCCATATCCAGGGCCGCCCCCAGGCTCGCGGGATCCGCGGCGCTGCCCAGCAACACAGCCAGCGCCCCCAATAACTCGCCATCGGCCCCGTGAAGGGCCTTGTCCAGCGCTGAGTAGGCAAGACCCGCTCCCGGGATATTCGCCAGCAAACCGCCAAAGCCTATGGGCACCAGGAGCAGCGGTTCGAACCGACGGTGGATCGCCAGGTAAAGAAGCAGCAGGGCTATACCCAGCATCACCCCGGAGCCGACGTCCATCTGAGAGAGACCGGACGCGCCCCACAATTGGGCCAGGCGGTCCATCAGTGAGTGTCCATCTCCAGCAATGTGTCACCCACCGCCACGGCATCACCCGCGGCTACGACCACCGAGGTCACGGTTCCCTGCTCCGGCGCCCGAACCTCGGTTTCCATCTTCATGGCTTCGAGGATGACCACCACATCACCCGCCTGTACCGTGTCGCCAACGGCAACGGCCAGGCTCACAATATTGCCCGCCAGAGGGGCGTTAACGGCCTCGGCGTTTGCCGCCGGTACCGGTGTTGCGGGGGCGGCCTCCTGAACGGGCGCTGACCGGACCTCGCCAAGCTCGCCGCCATCGCTCACCTCCACGACAAAACGTTGACCGTTAACCGCCACGGTGTAGACACCGGTGCCTTCGGGGTCAGGAGCGACGGCAGTTGAAGTTTGTGACTTTTGTACAGGTTCCTCAGGCACGGGCTCCGTACCCGGCGCGGGTTCGAAGGCGCTGGCATCGCCGCGCTTATCCAGAAAACGCAAACCGATCTGGGGAAAAAGCGCGTAGGTCAGGGCGTCGTCAACTTCTCCATCGCCGGCGGCGAGGCGGATGTTCTTTTCCTTCGCCAGGGCGCGAAGCTCGCTCCGGAGGGACTCCATTTCAGGCTCCAGGAGATCTGCCGGGCGACAGGTGATCACCTCCCCCCCATCCAGCACGCGCTGCTGCAGCTCTTCGTTGACCGGCGCAGGCGTTACCCCGTACTCGCCCTTCAACACGCCCGCGGTCTCCCGGGAGATCGATTTGTAACGCTCCCCCGTGAGGACATTGAGCACTGCCTGGGAACCCACAATCTGGGAGGTGGGTGTTACCAGGGGGATAAATCCCAGATCTTCGCGAACTGCAGGAATCTCCTCGAGCACCTCGCCGAGCCGATCGCCGGCGTTTTGCTCCCGAAGCTGGTTCTCCATGTTGGTGAGCATGCCGCCGGGCACCTGGGCCACCAGAATGCGGGAATCCACGCCGCGCAGGGAGCCCTCGAACTTCGCATACTTTTTACGCACATCGCGGAAGTAGCCGGCAATGCGATCCAGCGCCGCCAGGTCCAGACCCGTATCCCGATCCGTGCCCTCAAGAATCGCCACCAGGGCTTCCGTGGGCGAATGGCCGTAGGTCATGCTCATGCTGGAGACCGCGGTGTCGATGTTGTCGATGCCCGCCTCGATGCATTTGAGATTGGTGGCCGTGGACAGTCCCGTGGTGGCGTGGCACTGCATATGTATGGGAACAGAGCAGGCTTCCTTCAGGCGGGTGACTAACTCAAATCCCACATAGGGCCGCAGGAGCCCCGCCATATCTTTAATAGCGATGGAATCGGCGCCCATGTCCTCGATACGTCTGCCCTGATCGACCCAGCCATCAATATCATGGACCGGACTGAGGGTGTAGGCGATGGTGCCCTGAGCATGCTTACCCTGATTCTTCACGGCTTTTAAGGCCACTTCGATATTGCGCATATCGTTCATGGCATCAAAGACCCGGAACACATCCACGCCGTTGGTGGCGGCG from Congregibacter litoralis KT71 includes these protein-coding regions:
- the oadA gene encoding sodium-extruding oxaloacetate decarboxylase subunit alpha: MSDGPGKLGITELVLRDAHQSLFATRMRLDDMLPIAAELDAVGFWSLESWGGATFDACIRYLGEDPWDRIRELKKAMPNTPQQMLLRGQNLLGYRHYADDVVEKFVERAATNGVDVFRVFDAMNDMRNIEVALKAVKNQGKHAQGTIAYTLSPVHDIDGWVDQGRRIEDMGADSIAIKDMAGLLRPYVGFELVTRLKEACSVPIHMQCHATTGLSTATNLKCIEAGIDNIDTAVSSMSMTYGHSPTEALVAILEGTDRDTGLDLAALDRIAGYFRDVRKKYAKFEGSLRGVDSRILVAQVPGGMLTNMENQLREQNAGDRLGEVLEEIPAVREDLGFIPLVTPTSQIVGSQAVLNVLTGERYKSISRETAGVLKGEYGVTPAPVNEELQQRVLDGGEVITCRPADLLEPEMESLRSELRALAKEKNIRLAAGDGEVDDALTYALFPQIGLRFLDKRGDASAFEPAPGTEPVPEEPVQKSQTSTAVAPDPEGTGVYTVAVNGQRFVVEVSDGGELGEVRSAPVQEAAPATPVPAANAEAVNAPLAGNIVSLAVAVGDTVQAGDVVVILEAMKMETEVRAPEQGTVTSVVVAAGDAVAVGDTLLEMDTH